Proteins encoded within one genomic window of Aerosakkonema funiforme FACHB-1375:
- a CDS encoding geranylgeranyl reductase family protein produces MFDCIIVGAGPAGGTAAYHLAKRGRSVLVLEKESLPRYKPCGGGVSPAIAQWFDFDFSPAISLKVDTIRYTWKMEDPVEARLTNMEPIWMVRRDIFDHFLVQQAQKQGAELRDNTEVTGIEFKNDRWQVKTANGPVEGRYLIAADGAKGPMAKLLGFKERKRRLGGALEAETPPPGNPDTRTYFEFGMVKNGYIWNFPKADGYSIGVGTFQGGEPQDFKSILTEYGTMFGVDMKTSKQYGHPLCLWDGNQKLHTQNAVLAGEAACVVDPMTAEGIRPSIFSGMKAAEAIDRALGGDLNALEKYTQVIVDEWGSDMVWAQRLAGVFYKIPKVGYKVGVKRPTATQTMAKILCGQLRYSDVVNFALKRLSKSMIPGMGG; encoded by the coding sequence ATGTTTGACTGCATTATTGTCGGTGCTGGCCCAGCAGGCGGAACGGCGGCTTATCATTTGGCTAAGCGGGGGCGCTCTGTATTAGTTCTGGAAAAAGAAAGCTTGCCTCGGTATAAACCTTGCGGTGGAGGTGTATCGCCTGCGATCGCCCAATGGTTTGATTTTGATTTCTCGCCAGCGATTTCCCTGAAAGTAGACACAATTCGCTACACCTGGAAGATGGAAGACCCAGTGGAAGCGAGGCTCACAAACATGGAGCCAATTTGGATGGTGCGGCGGGATATTTTCGACCACTTTCTGGTTCAACAGGCACAGAAGCAGGGGGCCGAACTCCGAGATAATACTGAGGTTACGGGGATTGAATTTAAGAACGATCGCTGGCAAGTCAAGACAGCTAATGGCCCAGTAGAAGGGCGCTATCTGATCGCTGCTGACGGTGCAAAGGGGCCAATGGCTAAGCTGTTGGGTTTCAAGGAGCGCAAACGCAGGCTGGGTGGAGCTTTAGAGGCAGAAACGCCACCTCCCGGCAATCCCGATACCAGAACTTATTTTGAGTTCGGGATGGTGAAAAATGGTTATATTTGGAACTTCCCTAAAGCAGATGGGTATTCGATCGGTGTAGGAACTTTCCAAGGCGGCGAACCGCAAGACTTTAAGAGCATTTTGACTGAATACGGCACAATGTTCGGTGTGGATATGAAAACCAGCAAGCAATACGGACATCCGCTTTGTTTGTGGGATGGGAATCAAAAGCTGCACACCCAAAATGCTGTTTTAGCTGGCGAAGCTGCTTGCGTTGTCGATCCGATGACGGCGGAAGGTATTCGTCCTTCGATTTTTAGCGGAATGAAGGCGGCGGAGGCGATCGATCGAGCTCTCGGTGGCGATTTAAATGCTTTGGAAAAATACACTCAGGTCATTGTCGATGAATGGGGTAGCGATATGGTGTGGGCGCAACGCCTAGCAGGTGTATTCTACAAAATTCCTAAAGTTGGCTACAAAGTGGGCGTAAAACGACCTACCGCTACCCAAACTATGGCGAAAATCCTCTGCGGACAACTGCGTTACAGCGATGTTGTTAACTTCGCTCTCAAACGTCTCAGCAAGAGTATGATTCCCGGTATGGGGGGCTGA
- a CDS encoding thioredoxin family protein: MEKSDTRIGSYAPDFELPGIDGEVHHLARYLQKYRAIGAIFMCNRCSYVDLYLNRLKQIQTDFHDRGFTLIGINANNAIASPEDNFENMKSFAAKHQLNFPYLRDPTQDVARSFGAQITPEVFLLDGNSVVRYSGSIDDNPEAVELVQVSYLRNAIEQLLCGETVTPTHTQAVGCSLKWQ; the protein is encoded by the coding sequence ATGGAAAAAAGCGATACTCGCATTGGCAGCTATGCTCCAGATTTTGAACTGCCGGGGATTGATGGTGAGGTTCACCACTTAGCTCGTTATTTGCAAAAATACCGGGCAATCGGTGCGATCTTTATGTGCAATCGCTGCTCTTATGTAGACTTATATTTAAACCGTCTCAAACAAATCCAGACGGATTTTCACGATCGCGGGTTTACTTTGATCGGGATTAACGCCAACAATGCGATCGCAAGTCCGGAAGATAACTTCGAGAATATGAAAAGCTTTGCGGCTAAGCATCAGCTTAACTTCCCCTATCTGCGCGATCCAACTCAGGATGTGGCGCGTTCCTTCGGTGCTCAAATCACGCCGGAAGTTTTCTTATTAGATGGCAACAGCGTTGTGCGTTACAGTGGCAGCATCGACGATAATCCGGAAGCAGTGGAGTTGGTGCAGGTATCCTACTTGCGAAATGCGATCGAGCAGCTCCTCTGTGGCGAAACAGTAACCCCAACCCACACTCAGGCAGTCGGCTGTTCTTTGAAGTGGCAATGA
- a CDS encoding LCP family protein, which produces MSQPAKANHLRWLWLGFGLTGIAMLSATAGALLAVSLSTKPLMQAQLSAEEAAVFSQGDISTTNLRLPELTRPVNILVLGIKVLSSEIGEAPNPANNGYDPVVNSFEGLSDTMLLLRFNPQTQKLIVLSVPRDTRTLVEGLGVTKINAANASGGPALSARAVSNLLGGIRIDRYVRINVQGVEKLIDALGGVTVFVPQEMKYKDDTQHLYIDFKPGKQHLNGPQVQNFLRFRYDKLGDIGRVQRQQMVMRALVEQALNPATLGKVPQILSVVQSHIDTNLTVEELVALVGFGVKTNRSNIQMLMVPGDFSDAAQFEASYWLPNRRGIERMVSQYLDSDDSNNKKNRRAFDPSDLRIAIQDSTGQPGAAEAIADKLKQAGYRDVYIADAWVEPLSETRIVAQQGDDEGAKAIHQSLGFGEVRVESTGNLRSDITIKIGKDWLQKKNLSN; this is translated from the coding sequence ATGAGTCAACCTGCCAAAGCAAACCATCTACGTTGGCTCTGGCTTGGGTTTGGTTTGACCGGAATCGCTATGCTGTCGGCAACAGCAGGAGCTCTGCTGGCAGTGTCTCTTTCCACTAAACCCTTGATGCAAGCTCAACTGAGCGCTGAAGAAGCAGCTGTTTTCTCTCAAGGAGACATATCGACGACCAATCTGCGCTTGCCAGAGTTAACTCGACCGGTCAATATTTTAGTTTTGGGAATAAAAGTTCTCAGTTCCGAGATAGGTGAGGCACCCAATCCAGCAAACAATGGATACGACCCGGTAGTCAATTCTTTTGAGGGTCTTTCCGATACAATGCTCCTGCTGCGCTTTAACCCCCAAACCCAAAAATTAATTGTACTTTCTGTTCCCCGCGATACTCGTACTTTAGTTGAGGGATTGGGCGTTACCAAAATTAACGCGGCGAATGCTTCTGGTGGCCCAGCCCTGAGTGCTAGGGCGGTAAGCAATTTACTGGGCGGGATCAGGATCGATCGCTATGTCCGCATCAACGTTCAAGGTGTGGAAAAATTGATCGATGCTTTGGGTGGCGTGACGGTCTTCGTACCCCAGGAAATGAAGTATAAGGACGATACCCAACACCTTTACATCGATTTTAAGCCAGGGAAGCAACACCTCAACGGCCCTCAAGTTCAGAACTTTTTGCGCTTTCGCTACGACAAGCTGGGCGATATCGGTCGGGTACAGCGACAACAAATGGTAATGCGAGCTTTAGTGGAACAAGCGCTCAATCCGGCGACTCTGGGTAAAGTGCCTCAAATTCTTTCGGTGGTTCAATCTCATATCGATACAAACTTAACGGTGGAAGAGTTAGTTGCCTTGGTCGGTTTTGGTGTCAAGACGAATCGATCGAATATCCAAATGTTGATGGTACCGGGTGATTTTAGCGATGCCGCTCAGTTTGAGGCTAGTTACTGGCTACCGAATCGCCGTGGCATTGAGAGGATGGTCAGCCAATATTTGGATAGCGATGACTCAAATAATAAAAAGAATCGTCGCGCTTTTGACCCAAGCGACCTGAGAATAGCAATTCAAGACAGCACCGGCCAACCGGGAGCGGCTGAGGCGATAGCCGATAAACTGAAACAAGCGGGCTATCGCGATGTTTACATTGCCGATGCTTGGGTAGAACCTTTGTCCGAAACACGCATTGTCGCTCAGCAAGGGGACGATGAGGGTGCGAAGGCGATTCACCAATCTCTGGGATTTGGGGAAGTGCGTGTAGAAAGCACTGGCAATCTGCGATCGGATATTACGATTAAGATCGGTAAGGACTGGTTGCAAAAGAAAAATTTATCCAATTAG
- the frr gene encoding ribosome recycling factor produces the protein MKLAEAESKMQKAVESTQHAFNTIRTGRANASLLDKVTVDYYGAQTPLKSLANINTPDATTIAIQPYDRSILNSIEKAISMSDIGLTPNNDGSTIRLNIPPLTSDRRKEFVKVAAKYAEEGKVSVRNIRRDAVDSIRKEEKSGDISEDEAKDRQDKIQKLTDKYINKIDALLAEKEKDITTV, from the coding sequence ATGAAGTTAGCTGAAGCTGAAAGTAAAATGCAGAAAGCAGTTGAGTCTACTCAACACGCTTTTAATACCATCCGTACCGGAAGAGCTAACGCATCGCTCCTCGATAAAGTAACGGTGGATTATTATGGTGCCCAAACACCCTTGAAATCTCTGGCGAACATTAATACGCCGGATGCAACTACGATCGCGATTCAACCATACGATCGCAGCATCTTGAATTCGATCGAGAAAGCTATTTCAATGTCGGATATCGGTTTAACTCCTAACAACGATGGTTCGACTATCCGGTTGAATATTCCTCCGCTTACCAGCGATCGTCGTAAAGAATTTGTCAAAGTAGCTGCCAAATATGCTGAAGAAGGTAAGGTATCGGTTCGCAATATTCGTCGCGATGCTGTAGACTCGATTCGCAAGGAGGAAAAAAGCGGCGATATTTCTGAGGATGAAGCTAAAGATCGGCAAGATAAAATTCAAAAGCTTACTGACAAGTACATTAACAAAATCGACGCATTGCTAGCGGAGAAAGAGAAAGATATCACTACTGTCTGA
- the pyrH gene encoding UMP kinase encodes MGIAYRRVLLKLSGEALMGNLGYGIDPTVVQEIAAEVAEVVASGVQIAIVVGGGNIFRGVKGAARGMDRATADYIGMIATVMNAMTLQDALERMSVPTRVQTAIAMQEVAEPYIRRRAIRHLEKGRVVIFGAGSGNPFFTTDTTAALRAAEISADVIFKATKVDGIYDSDPHLNPGAKRYQSLNYGHVLTQDLRVMDSTAIALCKENNIPIMVFDLTVRGNIRRAVMGESIGTIVGDIYEVS; translated from the coding sequence ATGGGGATAGCGTACCGGCGGGTTTTGCTGAAGCTGAGCGGTGAAGCCTTAATGGGTAACCTCGGCTATGGGATCGATCCAACAGTGGTTCAGGAAATCGCTGCTGAGGTAGCAGAGGTGGTAGCTAGCGGCGTTCAAATAGCCATTGTTGTGGGTGGCGGAAACATCTTTCGTGGCGTCAAGGGGGCTGCCAGAGGAATGGATCGGGCCACGGCTGACTATATCGGCATGATCGCTACGGTGATGAATGCGATGACGTTGCAGGATGCTCTGGAGCGAATGAGTGTTCCGACTCGCGTACAAACAGCGATCGCGATGCAGGAAGTGGCGGAACCCTATATCCGGCGTCGCGCTATTCGCCACCTGGAAAAAGGACGGGTGGTGATTTTCGGCGCAGGTTCCGGCAATCCTTTCTTTACAACGGATACCACAGCTGCTCTGCGGGCGGCTGAAATCAGCGCTGATGTGATTTTTAAGGCAACTAAGGTAGATGGTATTTACGATTCCGATCCGCATCTGAATCCAGGTGCCAAACGCTACCAAAGCCTGAACTACGGACACGTTTTAACTCAAGATCTGCGGGTAATGGATAGTACCGCGATCGCTCTGTGTAAGGAGAACAACATCCCGATTATGGTTTTTGACCTCACAGTCAGAGGTAACATTCGTCGAGCTGTGATGGGAGAATCTATAGGAACGATTGTGGGAGATATATATGAAGTTAGCTGA
- a CDS encoding alpha/beta fold hydrolase yields the protein MTVSASTTKTAITGESYTRPYTWTWQGFPICYQKQGSEGPAVILVHGFGASWAHWRKNIPFLAKTCRVYAIDLIGFGGSAKPTPGVEIEYTFETWGQQIADFCREVVGNPAFLVGNSIGCIAAMQAAVDNPDIAKGVALLNCSLRLLHDRKRATLPWYRRSSAPILQKVLAVKWFGELFFDRLAKPKVVRKILLQAYKNPEAVTDELVDMLMAPAFDPGAVDVFIAFTRYSQGPLPEDLLPVLPCPAIILWGKEDPWEPIALGQELVNFPQVQKFIPIEGAGHCPQDEAPELVNPILQEWLMDNFRC from the coding sequence ATGACTGTCTCTGCTTCTACTACCAAAACCGCTATTACAGGGGAATCTTATACTCGCCCCTACACTTGGACTTGGCAGGGTTTCCCAATTTGCTATCAAAAGCAAGGAAGCGAAGGCCCAGCAGTTATCTTAGTACACGGCTTCGGAGCTTCTTGGGCGCACTGGCGCAAGAACATCCCCTTCTTAGCCAAAACTTGTCGAGTATACGCGATTGACTTGATTGGCTTTGGTGGGTCAGCTAAACCGACTCCGGGAGTTGAAATCGAGTATACCTTTGAAACGTGGGGACAGCAGATAGCTGATTTCTGTCGGGAAGTTGTAGGCAATCCGGCATTTTTAGTCGGTAATTCCATTGGCTGTATTGCTGCTATGCAGGCTGCTGTAGATAATCCAGATATTGCCAAAGGCGTTGCCCTGCTCAACTGTTCTCTACGGCTGCTGCACGATCGCAAACGCGCTACCCTACCTTGGTATAGACGCTCCAGCGCTCCAATATTACAGAAAGTGCTTGCTGTCAAGTGGTTTGGCGAGCTATTTTTCGATCGCTTGGCAAAGCCAAAAGTTGTCCGCAAAATACTCCTGCAAGCTTATAAAAATCCAGAGGCGGTTACAGACGAACTGGTGGATATGCTCATGGCACCAGCATTCGATCCAGGTGCTGTCGATGTGTTCATCGCTTTTACGCGCTATTCCCAAGGGCCGCTACCAGAAGACCTTTTGCCAGTTTTACCTTGTCCGGCGATAATTTTATGGGGGAAAGAAGATCCTTGGGAGCCGATCGCACTTGGGCAAGAGTTAGTCAATTTCCCCCAAGTGCAAAAGTTCATCCCCATTGAAGGCGCAGGGCATTGTCCCCAAGATGAAGCGCCAGAATTAGTCAATCCAATTTTGCAGGAATGGCTGATGGATAATTTTAGATGTTAG